ACACTTCCCCCGTCACCCACACCTGCCGCAGTTGCACGTCCTCTTCTACTAGTGACTGAATGTAGCGGGTCAGGCCAGCAACGGACAGCGCCATTTCGGGAACCGTGAGACGGGGTTGATTGGAGAACATGGCAGAGAAATCCAGTAAAGGGCAAGGGGAATCCAGCACTCTCCCAGAGATGATAGGGACTCACATCGAGAGCATCATCACATTGATGGGTGCGGCACAGATAAAACTTCAACAAGTTGTTAGACTGTCATCGGCCAAACAATCCATACTCAGTAGCCGTGGCGACCCCAATCACGCGCTCCAACCGGACACGCGTTTGGGTATTGCCAAAGCTCCAGAATGAATTGTTATGATAATGTATAGTACCCTTGTATTTGTCTGAGTACAAGTGTATTGTATTTATACGGTTCACTTCGCGCAAGCATGATTATTCGGCTCCGGCAATCTGTCCTAGACTGGGTGAAGGACTCAGCATAAACGCTATGGATAGAGGCTGGCGATCGCTCTAAATTCTATATTTCCGCAACGCTCCTGGTCTGCTGAGACAATAGCAGGCATGGGTTACGCAAATTCCCAGGTTACGGTGGCTGGCGTTTCGTGTAAATCTGTAAGTTTCAAAAGGTTTTGAGGTGCCCATGGCTAAGAGCAGCAACGAAAGTTCTGAAAAGATGAAAGCCCTGAATATGGTGCTGACCCAAATCGATCGCACCTTTGGGAAGGGCAGTATTGTGCGGTTGGGCGATGCGCCCCGCATGAAGGTTGAAACGATTCCCAGCGGCGCACTCACCTTGGATCTTGCCCTGGGTGGTGGTATTCCCAAGGGGCGGATCATTGAAATCTACGGCCCAGAAAGTTCGGGTAAAACGACAGTTGCCCTCCATGCGATCGCCGAAGTCCAAAAATCCGGTGGAATTGCCGCCTTTGTAGATGCTGAACACGCCCTTGACCCCACCTATGCAGGTGCGTTGGGGGTTGATATTGAGAATTTGCTCGTGTCTCAGCCCGACACTGGGGAAGCCGGATTGGAAATTGTGGATCAACTGGTGCGGTCTACGGCGATTGATCTCGTCGTTGTGGATTCGGTTGCCGCGCTGGTTCCCCGTGCCGAAATTGAAGGGGAAATGGGCGATACCCACGTCGGCTTGCAGGCTCGTTTGATGAGCCAAGCCCTGCGGAAGATTACCGGAAATATTGGTAAAACTGGATGTAGCGTCATCTTTTTGAACCAGCTTCGTCAAAAAATTGGCGTCACCTACGGCAACCCTGAGACCACCACAGGCGGAAATGCGCTGAAGTTCTACGCGTCGGTACGGATGGACATTCGCCGAATTCAAACGCTGAAGAAGGGAACGGAAGAGTATGGCATTCGCGCCAAGGTGAAAGTCGCCAAAAATAAGGTGGCTCCGCCCTTCCGGATTGCCGAGTTTGACATCATCTTTGGCAAAGGGATTTCGAGTTATGGTTGCTTGATGGACTTGGCCGAGGAAACGGGAATCGTGACTCGTCGTGGCGCGTGGTACAGCTACAACGGCGATAACATTGCCCAGGGTCGCGATAACGCCATTAAGTACATGGAAGAAAAGCCCGAATTTGCCCAGGAAATTGATCGCCTCGTGCGTGAAAAGCTGGAAATGGGGGCGATGGTTTCCGCCAATTCGATTGCGCCCAGTGATGCTGAAGACGAGGAGATTGAGGAACTGGATGATGAGTAATCTTAGTTTTGAATTTTGAGGTCTTAGTTTTGAGTTGATGATGCGGGGGACAGCAGCGAGTTTAGGGCATGATTAGTTAGTGATCGGTTGCGATATCGTCATCTGTAATTCGCTCCGCCCAACGTAACTTTGCAGAGCGCGATCGCCCATTGTGTTCCATCTCTTCGGGAGTAGGCACGATGGGCTTTTTCGTGAGCACCCGCAGCAGGGGATTTTCCCGCAGGGTGTGTTTCACGATCCGGTCTTCTAGGCTATGAAAGCTGATAATCCCTACCCGTCCGCCGGGTTTTAACCAGTGGGGCGCACGGTCTAGAAAGCGTTCCAGCACCTCCAATTCCCGATTCACTACAATGCGGAGAGCCTGAAAGGTGCGCGTGGCGGGATGGATGCGCCCGTAGCGGTAGCTTTTAGGCACGCTGTAGAAAATGACCTCCGCCAGTTCCGTAGTGGTCTCGAAGGGTCGCCGCTCGACAATGCGACGGGCGATCTTGCGCGACAGTCGTTCTTCGCCGTACTGATAAATGACGTTGGCGAGATCCTGCTCGTCCCAGGTATTCACAATCTCGGCGGCAGTCATGTCCTGCTGAGGATTCATCCGCATATCGAGGGGAGCGCTGAGCCGGAAGCTAAAGCCCCGATCGGGAATGTCGAACTGAGCAGAACTGACGCCCAAATCCGCAATGATGCCATCAAAGCGGCGATCGCCCGGATCGAAATCAGCAAAATTGCCCTGCCAGATCTGGACGCGATCGCCATAGGGAGCCAGCTTTGCCTGAGCCGCCGCGATCGCCTGGGGATCTTGATCAATCCCGGTCAGGGTAAGATGGGGGGCGGCCTCCAAAATTAGAGCGCTGTGGCCTCCACCCCCCAAGGTGGCATCCAGGTAATCGCCCCCCTCGCGGATCGCCAATCCCTCGACAATTTCTGTGGCTAGCACAGGCACATGGACAAAGTCCGGTGCGTCAGAGGGCTGAGGTGAGGTGGTCTTG
The DNA window shown above is from Synechococcales cyanobacterium T60_A2020_003 and carries:
- the recA gene encoding recombinase RecA; the protein is MAKSSNESSEKMKALNMVLTQIDRTFGKGSIVRLGDAPRMKVETIPSGALTLDLALGGGIPKGRIIEIYGPESSGKTTVALHAIAEVQKSGGIAAFVDAEHALDPTYAGALGVDIENLLVSQPDTGEAGLEIVDQLVRSTAIDLVVVDSVAALVPRAEIEGEMGDTHVGLQARLMSQALRKITGNIGKTGCSVIFLNQLRQKIGVTYGNPETTTGGNALKFYASVRMDIRRIQTLKKGTEEYGIRAKVKVAKNKVAPPFRIAEFDIIFGKGISSYGCLMDLAEETGIVTRRGAWYSYNGDNIAQGRDNAIKYMEEKPEFAQEIDRLVREKLEMGAMVSANSIAPSDAEDEEIEELDDE
- the rsmH gene encoding 16S rRNA (cytosine(1402)-N(4))-methyltransferase RsmH, which translates into the protein MNNNDKRDRVTEPTPSSDLAIAASQESKTTSPQPSDAPDFVHVPVLATEIVEGLAIREGGDYLDATLGGGGHSALILEAAPHLTLTGIDQDPQAIAAAQAKLAPYGDRVQIWQGNFADFDPGDRRFDGIIADLGVSSAQFDIPDRGFSFRLSAPLDMRMNPQQDMTAAEIVNTWDEQDLANVIYQYGEERLSRKIARRIVERRPFETTTELAEVIFYSVPKSYRYGRIHPATRTFQALRIVVNRELEVLERFLDRAPHWLKPGGRVGIISFHSLEDRIVKHTLRENPLLRVLTKKPIVPTPEEMEHNGRSRSAKLRWAERITDDDIATDH